The DNA segment CTATTGGTGGCTTTCTCCAAAGTGTTGAAGCATCTCCAATTCCGAAAGGAACAGGATTTGCTGGTATTGGGTTCAAGAGTGTTCCCCCAAACCTACTCAACCCAGCTACAGGACTTCTAGAAAAAGACTTGGTTAGTGTTCCCGAAGGATACACAGCCAAAGTGTTGATTGCTTGGGGAGACCCAATCATGCCCACCGCGCCAAACTGGTTGCCAGACGCATCCCAAGGTGCTGCTGCTCAAGAAATGCAGTATGGTATGCACGTTGATGGTATGCACTACTTCCCTCTATCACCTGGGAATGCTGTTGGTCGGACAGTTGGTTCACAAACTAGATCATTAAGAAGTTTCTTAAATCAGAACATAAACACTGGCTTATTGTGTGTAAACCACGAATATACCCAGGAATCAATACTACATGGTTCCGAAGGTCTGAGTCCGGTCACAATTCAAAAAGTGCGTAAATCTCAGGCTGCTCATGGCGTGTCTGTTGTACAAATTACCAAGAATGGTAATGACTGGACTTTCAACCGCAATTCTGAATTTGGTCGCCGCATTACTGCCAACACCCCAATGCGGATTTCCGGCCCTGCGGCTGGTAGTGATTTGTTGAAATCCAAAAAGTTTGCTATCAACCCAGATGGTTCTGTTGAGATTGGTACAAACGACGGTTTCACCGCCTATGGTACAGCAAACAACTGCGCTCATGGTTACACACCTTGGGGTACTTACTTAACCTGTGAGGAAAACTGGAACGGTTACTTCGGTAACAATGGTGAGCCTTTAGCTTCCACTCCAGGGATTAACGATTCAGAAGTTCTAGCAGTACAAAATCGTTACGGTCTTTCTGCCGGTGGCTTCGGCTATCGTTGGCATGAAGTTGACCCTCGCTTCAACAACCGCACCAACCCACTCGAACCCCACACCTTCGGCTGGGTAGTAGAAATCGATCCATACACTCCTAGAAGCACACCAGTTAAACGTACAGCTCTGGGACGCTTCAAGCATGAAAGCGCTCAAGTTGTTGTCGATGACAATAATCGTGTAGCGTTCTATCAGGGTGACGACGAGCGCAACGATTACATTTACAAGTTCGTTTGCGCCCAACCCTATAATCCTAGAAATCGTGAGGCTAACCGCGATTTACTCGACACTGGTGTTCTTTATGTTGCCAAATTTAACGACAACGGCACTGGTCAGTGGTTACCTTTAGTCTATGGACAAAATGGTTTAACACCAGAAAATGGTTTCAGAAACCAAGCTGAAGTATTGGTAAAAACCCGTCAGGCTGCGGATAGAGTCGGCGCGACTATGATGGATAGACCAGAATGGGTAGCTGTACGTCCTCGGATTGGTGGATTTAGAGAGATCGAAGTCTACTGCACCCTGACGAACAACAACCGTCGTGGAACAGGAACCGAATCTGTTAACCAAGCAGACGGTTCAACAACCGCAGGTAGTGCGCGTCCTCCTATAGATAAGTCTAACCCCCGTCCTGACAACCGTTATGGTCACATTATTCGCTGGCGCGAAGATGGTCGCAGTGTTGCAACTACTACCTTCAAATGGGATATTTTCATTGAAGCTGGTGATAGCCAAAGAACTGAACCCAACCTTCAGGGCAATATCAACGGTGATGACCTCAGTTCACCAGATGGTCTCTGGTTTGATGACTTCGGTCGTCTCTGGATTCAAACTGATCAAGCTGGTGATGGTCTTGGTAGCACAGTTAATGGTGTTCCTGAGCTAATAAATATCGGTAGTAACGGTATGTTTTGTGCTGACCCCAACACCAGACAGGTGAGACGTTTCCTAACTAGCCCTCCTGATTGTGAAGTAACTGGTGTTATCACTACACCTGATGGTAAAGCGATGTTTGTCGGCATCCAGCACCCTGGGGATGGCGGGACTACCGCGAATCCCACTCAGAACAGCCACTGGCCTTATAGCCAAGGTTACGGCCTACCTGGCCGCCCCCGTTCGGCAACGGTAGTAATTACCCGCAACGATGGTGGTGTTATTGGTGGTTTGTAATTTAGATTTTTCTAGTTGATCAAAAATAAAGAGACGTTGCATTGCAGCGTCTCTTTATTTTTATAGAAAAAAGCTAGGCTTAAAACCGAGTGGAATTGCAGGCGAACGCGAGTGCGTCTCGTCAGAGAAAAGATTTATAGTGATTTGAAAATCGAGAAATTACTCAGCTACACCCTAATTAAATCCCCACAATGTATAGAATTTTAATATTTGGCAATTCTGGGTCTGGAAAAAGCACTCTTGCAAATAAACTTGGTAAAGACTTCAATATTCCAATTCTGGATCTCGATACTATCGTTTGGGAACCAAACCAAATAGCCATACGCCGTCCTCAAGAAGATTCAGAAAAGGATCTAAGACATTTCATAGACAATAATGTTTCTTGGGTAATTGAAGGCTGCTACAGTACGCTAATCAAAGTTGCTATTGACTTCTCAACTGAAATCTATTTTCTGAATCCTGGCATTAGTAAGTGTCTTGAGAATAACCGCAATCGACCTTGGGAGCCACACAAATTCAAATCAACCGAGGAGCAGGCACAAACATTCGAGTTTCTACAGAATTGGATTCAACAATATGAAGAACGGGATGATGAATTCGGTTATTCATCCCATCGTTCAATATTTAATCAATATAATGGTAGAAAACATGAAATTATTGCATGAACTAATCACCTCAAATTACAGAGACATGACAATAAAAAAAGACAGGTACAAAACCTGCCTAGCTAACAATATTTAAAACATTGTTTCTAGCCTACTAATGTGGCTTTTTTCTTACGCTTCATGAATAGTCCTACGGTAGCAGCGATCGCTATACCACTAACTGCAAAGGGTTCTGGTACTTGACTGTAGCGGACAGTACCCACTTCTGTGGCAAATACTGATCCATCAATTTCATAAAATATATTTCCGCCTACATCGAGATTATTTTCATTGCCGATGAAAAACTTGTCTGCAACAAAATAGCTGAGTCCCAAAAGTTTACCGTCGTTAAAGCTAACTATCGGGTATAAATCATAAAATTCATCATCTTCTTCTGTATAGGTATTACCTAAGTAGTTGAATTTAACTTCTAACCCATTCTCAACTCCCAATGTCTCCAGCCCTAAACCAGTTAAGAATGAGTCATCATATTTAAGAGAACCGAAATACTGACCGGGATTGCTGCCAGATGTAGCATCAACGATGAAATTGTAATTAACGATCGCCGCTTGTGTTGGTTGAACACCAACAGCAGCAACAGAAATTGCCGCAATAGTTGCAATACCTAAACCTTTAGCTAATTTCATGAAAAAATGCTCCAAGCTTAAAAAGTGAAGAATAGTTACGCAATTACACTTAATAAGCCTTCCAATGATCACAAGAGGTTAAGGAATGCCCAACCCAGGGTTAAATACAAACAGCATAACCGTGAAATTACGGAAATATGGCAAAGTGCTGATTACTGAGTTATGAGATAAGATAAGCTATTCTGCTTTTAAGTTGCACAATCCATCGTGAGGGCTGTTAACTTTCAAAAGCCCTTATTAGTATAGTTATACAATTTAGCCGCTCATTAGCTTATTCTTGCACCTACTCCTATCTCTTACTTTTAAAATAAAAACCCCACTGTTGAAGTGGGGAGTGATTCAATCAGGATTTCTCTTATCAGTACAATTGTACTATAAAATTCAAAAAATAACAAGCTGTATACAGGAAATACTGCATCGCTTTTAAAAATGGGCAGTTTTTTTTCTGGCGGTTCGACCACAAACCGACAAAAGTGGCGATCGCTGTGCCGAAAATAGCCAAGGGTTCTGGTACTGTAGAGTAGCTGACTGTACCCGCTTCATTCGCAGACAATAAATCAGCACCCACAATACTATAAAACTGATTACCTCCTGTAAATGGAGTATCTAAGTCACCACCAAGAAAAAACTTGTCTTCAACTAAATAGCTCAGTCCTAAGAGTTTGCCATCTTGAAAGCTAACTAAAGGTGCTACTCCCGTTGGATAATCAACATCATCCAGTTCTGTGTATTGAGTACCCAAGTAATCAAACACAATGGATAATAGTCCATTGCCAACATCCAGACTCTCTTCGCCAACACCGTTTAAGTTCGCGTCATCAAAACTAAAAGACCCAAAATATACCCCCGGATTATCTCCAGTAGCATTCACAGCGAAATTATAATTAACGATGGCAGCTTGTGTTGGTTTAGCTTCAATAGCAGCTAGAGAAATAGCGATCGCAAAAGTAGCAATGCCAAAATTTTTGCTTAACTTCATCAGAAACAACTCCAAAGCTAAAAAGTGAATATTGTGGCGATTTCACTTAAATAAGCTTTGAACCAACGACAAGAGGTTAAAAACAATAGAATAAATGGTTAAGCAGAATGATTGTATTTCAATTTTTTGCGTAGGTAGAGCATCGTTGTAGACATCCCTATGTCAGTGAATGATGATTGATAACTCTCGGATGAGCTTATCAGTTGTTGCACAA comes from the Nostoc sp. PCC 7120 = FACHB-418 genome and includes:
- a CDS encoding PhoX family protein, translated to MKGRFHPKNNQTINPSSNESIRDVIDRMSMSRRKFIFTAASASLLTVVGEVSIGGFLQSVEASPIPKGTGFAGIGFKSVPPNLLNPATGLLEKDLVSVPEGYTAKVLIAWGDPIMPTAPNWLPDASQGAAAQEMQYGMHVDGMHYFPLSPGNAVGRTVGSQTRSLRSFLNQNINTGLLCVNHEYTQESILHGSEGLSPVTIQKVRKSQAAHGVSVVQITKNGNDWTFNRNSEFGRRITANTPMRISGPAAGSDLLKSKKFAINPDGSVEIGTNDGFTAYGTANNCAHGYTPWGTYLTCEENWNGYFGNNGEPLASTPGINDSEVLAVQNRYGLSAGGFGYRWHEVDPRFNNRTNPLEPHTFGWVVEIDPYTPRSTPVKRTALGRFKHESAQVVVDDNNRVAFYQGDDERNDYIYKFVCAQPYNPRNREANRDLLDTGVLYVAKFNDNGTGQWLPLVYGQNGLTPENGFRNQAEVLVKTRQAADRVGATMMDRPEWVAVRPRIGGFREIEVYCTLTNNNRRGTGTESVNQADGSTTAGSARPPIDKSNPRPDNRYGHIIRWREDGRSVATTTFKWDIFIEAGDSQRTEPNLQGNINGDDLSSPDGLWFDDFGRLWIQTDQAGDGLGSTVNGVPELINIGSNGMFCADPNTRQVRRFLTSPPDCEVTGVITTPDGKAMFVGIQHPGDGGTTANPTQNSHWPYSQGYGLPGRPRSATVVITRNDGGVIGGL
- a CDS encoding PEP-CTERM sorting domain-containing protein, with product MKLAKGLGIATIAAISVAAVGVQPTQAAIVNYNFIVDATSGSNPGQYFGSLKYDDSFLTGLGLETLGVENGLEVKFNYLGNTYTEEDDEFYDLYPIVSFNDGKLLGLSYFVADKFFIGNENNLDVGGNIFYEIDGSVFATEVGTVRYSQVPEPFAVSGIAIAATVGLFMKRKKKATLVG
- a CDS encoding PEP-CTERM sorting domain-containing protein; this translates as MKLSKNFGIATFAIAISLAAIEAKPTQAAIVNYNFAVNATGDNPGVYFGSFSFDDANLNGVGEESLDVGNGLLSIVFDYLGTQYTELDDVDYPTGVAPLVSFQDGKLLGLSYLVEDKFFLGGDLDTPFTGGNQFYSIVGADLLSANEAGTVSYSTVPEPLAIFGTAIATFVGLWSNRQKKNCPFLKAMQYFLYTACYFLNFIVQLY